From a region of the Candidatus Manganitrophaceae bacterium genome:
- the gmd gene encoding GDP-mannose 4,6-dehydratase, with protein sequence MKIALITGVTGQDGSYLSELLLEKGYMVHGIIRRASTFNTDRVEHLYQDPHQSSTRFFLHHGDLTDGTGLRRLLEQVSPQEVYNLGAQSHVRVSFDQPEYTADAVAMGTLRLLEAVRDFEQRRGQRVKYYQAGSSEMYGKVHEVPQRETTPFYPRSPYGVAKVFAHWMTVNYREAYGLFACNGILFNHESPRRGETFVTRKITRAAARIKLGLQQKLYLGNLEAKRDWGFAGDYVEAMWRMLQQSEPDDYVIATGKTHSVREFIERVFERLDLKWQDYVEKDERYFRPTEVDILLGDPGKAQEKLDWKPTVDLDALVAMMLENDLELARQEKTLRDAGHKVLNRRV encoded by the coding sequence ATGAAAATCGCGCTAATCACCGGGGTAACGGGCCAGGACGGTTCGTACCTTTCTGAACTGTTACTTGAAAAAGGATATATGGTCCATGGGATCATTAGACGGGCATCCACCTTTAATACCGACCGGGTCGAGCATCTCTATCAGGATCCTCACCAGAGTTCGACAAGGTTCTTCCTGCATCATGGGGATTTGACCGACGGGACGGGCTTGAGACGGCTCTTGGAGCAGGTCTCCCCGCAGGAGGTCTATAATCTTGGGGCGCAGTCGCATGTGCGGGTTTCCTTCGATCAGCCGGAGTATACAGCCGATGCTGTGGCGATGGGGACATTGCGGCTTCTGGAGGCAGTTCGTGATTTTGAGCAGCGAAGGGGGCAGAGGGTAAAGTACTATCAGGCGGGATCGTCTGAAATGTATGGAAAAGTCCATGAGGTCCCGCAACGGGAAACGACACCGTTTTATCCCCGTAGCCCTTATGGGGTGGCGAAGGTCTTTGCCCATTGGATGACGGTCAACTATCGTGAGGCCTATGGCCTCTTTGCCTGCAACGGCATTCTTTTCAATCATGAATCCCCCAGGCGGGGGGAGACCTTTGTGACCCGGAAGATCACGCGGGCGGCGGCGCGGATAAAGCTCGGGCTGCAACAGAAGCTCTACCTCGGGAATCTTGAGGCGAAAAGGGACTGGGGTTTTGCGGGGGATTATGTCGAGGCGATGTGGCGGATGCTGCAGCAGTCTGAGCCGGATGATTATGTGATTGCGACAGGAAAAACCCATTCGGTCCGGGAGTTTATAGAGCGGGTTTTTGAGCGATTGGATCTCAAGTGGCAGGATTATGTAGAAAAAGATGAGAGATACTTTCGCCCGACAGAGGTGGATATTCTGCTGGGAGATCCTGGCAAGGCGCAAGAGAAGCTAGATTGGAAACCAACCGTGGATCTGGACGCATTGGTAGCGATGATGCTGGAAAATGATCTGGAGCTTGCAAGGCAGGAGAAGACCTTGCGGGATGCAGGACACAAGGTCCTGAACAGAAGGGTGTAG